A region of Lepeophtheirus salmonis chromosome 13, UVic_Lsal_1.4, whole genome shotgun sequence DNA encodes the following proteins:
- the LOC121128442 gene encoding beta-1,3-galactosyltransferase 1 isoform X2: MNELKKCMIKAIILLVTSIFIMVSFFPQFLMRISSPKLNQVDLIPEESYFPNYLKYEDKEKDLKWLPNDTLNASYYIHPQKRTTIIEPYVPQTMIIEDEKGIANSTTKILIICHSAVENFMERTTIRETWGSAMDSLPIMLIFILGKTKNPLIQRKIHNEALLNNDLLQENFIDTYDNLSLKSVFMLKYLKFLNDSHIDIKFILKIDDDCYLNPNSLFKFSFIAEKHPFTIFGKSLGPNSPVHRLINSNETSDNKWTVPKYVYSNDFFPNAISGSGYFFDIEAGLCLYRRSLDTSLINLEDIYITVSNGLTF, translated from the exons atgaatgagctaaaaaaatgtatgattaaAGCTATTATACTTCTTGTAACGTCCATTTTCATAATGGTAAGcttttttcctcaatttttaATGAGGATCTCATCCCCCAAGTTGAATCAAGTGGATTTAATACCAGAGGAAAGTTATTTccctaattatttaaaatatgaagataaAGAAAAGGATTTAAAGTGGCTCCCAAATGACACTCTTAACGCATCATACTACATACATCCTCAAAAACGTACAACCATTATAGAGCCATACGTACCTCAAACCATGATAATAGAAGATGAAAAAGGAATAGCGAACTCAACGACCAAAATTCTCATCATTTGTCACTCAGCAGTGGAAAATTTCATGGAGAGAACGACTATTCGAGAAACATGGGGCTCTGCAATGGATTCCTTGCcaatcatgttgatttttattctgG GTAAAACCAAAAATCCACTAATTCAGAGAAAAATCCACAATGAAGCCCTGTTAAACAATGACCTTTTGCAAGAGAACTTTATCGACACATACGACAATCTATCACTAAAGAGTGTTTTTATgctcaaatatttaaagttccTTAATGATTCTCACATagatataaaattcattctaaAGATAGATGATGATTGCTACCTAAACCCAAACTCGCTCTTCAAGTTCAGCTTCATAGCTGAGAAACATCCGTTCACAATATTTGGCAAGTCCCTAGGTCCAAATTCACCGGTTCATCGTCTCATTAACTCTAATGAGACATCTGACAATAAGTGGACCGtaccaaaatatgtttattccaATGACTTTTTCCCTAACGCAATTTCGGGCTCAGGGTATTTTTTCGACATTGAGGCTGGACTTTGCTTATACAG gaGATCATTAGACACTTCTTTAATCAATTTAGAGGACATCTATATCACGG tatcAAACGGTCTGACATTCTAA
- the Noa36 gene encoding zinc finger protein 330 homolog, whose amino-acid sequence MPNKKTGQRKKAEKQKARQKVIRDGVRARKDCITLAPCNGKMECDKCGRLQKNRAFCYFCESLQRLPCCAECGKVKCMLKTGDCVIKHPGVFTSGTAMVGAICDFCEAWICHGRKCLSVHPCTCPLADAVCFECERSIWSHGGRIFTCSFCDNFLCEDDQFEHQASCQILERDDYKCASCNRIGQHSCLRCKICYCDDHVRRKGIKYDKNSPLPCPKCGYETTETKGMSMSTKTHKYGANAREPDNYAEPKWYQADEEEEDEDEEEDP is encoded by the coding sequence ATGCCTAACAAGAAAACGGGGCAACGTAAAAAGGCTGAGAAGCAGAAGGCTCGTCAAAAGGTCATCCGTGATGGAGTTCGTGCTCGTAAGGATTGCATCACGCTGGCTCCATGCAATGGGAAGATGGAATGTGATAAATGCGGCCGACTTCAGAAGAATAGAGCCTTTTGCTACTTTTGTGAATCCCTACAACGACTCCCATGTTGTGCCGAATGCGGAAAAGTGAAATGCATGTTAAAGACTGGGGATTGTGTCATCAAGCATCCTGGAGTATTTACTTCTGGAACGGCAATGGTTGGCGCAATCTGTGACTTTTGTGAGGCCTGGATATGTCATGGTCGCAAATGCCTCTCGGTTCATCCTTGCACCTGTCCCTTAGCGGACGCTGTATGCTTCGAATGTGAAAGAAGTATTTGGTCTCACGGAGGTCGCATCTTCACCTGCTCTTTCTGTGACAATTTTCTCTGTGAAGATGATCAATTTGAGCATCAAGCATCCTGTCAGATCCTCGAAAGGGATGATTATAAATGTGCTTCATGTAACAGAATTGGTCAACATTCCTGTCTCAGGTGTAAAATTTGCTATTGCGATGATCACGTGAGAAGGAAAGGAATCAAGTATGACAAAAATAGTCCCTTACCATGTCCTAAATGTGGATACGAAACCACAGAGACTAAAGGCATGTCTATGTCTACTAAAACACATAAATATGGGGCTAATGCACGTGAGCCAGACAATTATGCTGAGCCAAAATGGTATCAAGCGGATGAGGAGGAGGAAGATGAAGATGAAGAGGAGGatcctt
- the LOC121128442 gene encoding beta-1,3-galactosyltransferase 1 isoform X1 — protein sequence MNELKKCMIKAIILLVTSIFIMVSFFPQFLMRISSPKLNQVDLIPEESYFPNYLKYEDKEKDLKWLPNDTLNASYYIHPQKRTTIIEPYVPQTMIIEDEKGIANSTTKILIICHSAVENFMERTTIRETWGSAMDSLPIMLIFILGKTKNPLIQRKIHNEALLNNDLLQENFIDTYDNLSLKSVFMLKYLKFLNDSHIDIKFILKIDDDCYLNPNSLFKFSFIAEKHPFTIFGKSLGPNSPVHRLINSNETSDNKWTVPKYVYSNDFFPNAISGSGYFFDIEAGLCLYRRSLDTSLINLEDIYITGILRERCDINLINISRFHFMGKKICSIKRSDILIHHVKNPQKMYIIHELVNGITKCRKEP from the exons atgaatgagctaaaaaaatgtatgattaaAGCTATTATACTTCTTGTAACGTCCATTTTCATAATGGTAAGcttttttcctcaatttttaATGAGGATCTCATCCCCCAAGTTGAATCAAGTGGATTTAATACCAGAGGAAAGTTATTTccctaattatttaaaatatgaagataaAGAAAAGGATTTAAAGTGGCTCCCAAATGACACTCTTAACGCATCATACTACATACATCCTCAAAAACGTACAACCATTATAGAGCCATACGTACCTCAAACCATGATAATAGAAGATGAAAAAGGAATAGCGAACTCAACGACCAAAATTCTCATCATTTGTCACTCAGCAGTGGAAAATTTCATGGAGAGAACGACTATTCGAGAAACATGGGGCTCTGCAATGGATTCCTTGCcaatcatgttgatttttattctgG GTAAAACCAAAAATCCACTAATTCAGAGAAAAATCCACAATGAAGCCCTGTTAAACAATGACCTTTTGCAAGAGAACTTTATCGACACATACGACAATCTATCACTAAAGAGTGTTTTTATgctcaaatatttaaagttccTTAATGATTCTCACATagatataaaattcattctaaAGATAGATGATGATTGCTACCTAAACCCAAACTCGCTCTTCAAGTTCAGCTTCATAGCTGAGAAACATCCGTTCACAATATTTGGCAAGTCCCTAGGTCCAAATTCACCGGTTCATCGTCTCATTAACTCTAATGAGACATCTGACAATAAGTGGACCGtaccaaaatatgtttattccaATGACTTTTTCCCTAACGCAATTTCGGGCTCAGGGTATTTTTTCGACATTGAGGCTGGACTTTGCTTATACAG gaGATCATTAGACACTTCTTTAATCAATTTAGAGGACATCTATATCACGGGTATATTAAGAGAACGTTgtgatataaatttgataaatatttcaaggtTTCATttcatggggaaaaaaatatgtagtatcAAACGGTCTGACATTCTAATTCATCACGTAAAAAACCCTCAGAAAATGTACATTATCCATGAATTGGTCAATGGTATAACCAAGTGTAGGAAGGAACCTTAA